The Oscillospiraceae bacterium genome contains a region encoding:
- a CDS encoding RNA-binding S4 domain-containing protein, producing MRIDKFLKVSRLIKRRTVANDACDNAHVSVNGKSVKASYDVKAGDIIEIAFGERVLKARVLKVLDHVGKNDAGELYEII from the coding sequence ATGCGAATTGACAAATTCCTCAAGGTATCGCGCCTTATAAAGCGCAGAACCGTTGCTAATGACGCTTGTGACAATGCTCATGTAAGCGTCAACGGAAAGTCTGTCAAAGCGTCTTATGACGTTAAAGCAGGAGACATTATTGAGATTGCATTCGGCGAACGTGTTCTTAAAGCGCGTGTTCTCAAGGTACTCGACCACGTCGGTAAAAACGACGCGGGTGAGCTTTACGAGATTATCTGA
- a CDS encoding HU family DNA-binding protein yields the protein MNKTQLVDALAVKTGLKKKDAAAAVDAVFGAITEALTDGDKVQVTGFGTFAVKRREARTGRNPHTKKEIKIPASNHCAFSASKTLKDEINK from the coding sequence ATGAACAAAACTCAACTCGTAGATGCACTTGCAGTAAAGACAGGACTTAAGAAGAAGGACGCAGCAGCAGCTGTTGACGCAGTTTTCGGCGCTATCACCGAAGCTCTTACCGATGGCGATAAGGTTCAGGTTACCGGTTTCGGTACCTTTGCTGTAAAGCGCAGAGAAGCAAGAACCGGCAGAAACCCCCACACCAAGAAGGAAATCAAGATTCCTGCATCCAATCACTGTGCATTCAGCGCAAGCAAGACCCTGAAGGACGAAATCAATAAATAA
- the mazG gene encoding nucleoside triphosphate pyrophosphohydrolase — protein sequence MQFKEKENYGFDDLVAIMELLRAPGGCPWDREQNHKTIRNNLIEETYEAIEAIDTDNMELLREELGDVLLQVVFHSRISEENGGFNINDVADEVCKKLIVRHPHVFGDVIAETSEKVLKNWDEIKKSRKNQTTQKQVMDSISLSLPALIRADKIGKKAAKVGFDFADAKGALEKVTEETAEVTRAIEHNDIQNIKEEIGDLLFSVVNLARKLGVDSEEALYGANAKFVNRFGKVETLAQERGIEMNAENMKKLDKIWEEIKTND from the coding sequence ATGCAGTTCAAAGAAAAGGAAAATTACGGTTTTGATGATCTCGTTGCCATCATGGAGCTTTTGCGCGCTCCCGGCGGATGCCCCTGGGACAGGGAACAGAATCACAAAACCATAAGAAATAATCTTATAGAAGAAACTTATGAAGCTATTGAAGCGATAGATACAGACAATATGGAGCTGCTTCGCGAGGAATTGGGAGATGTGCTGCTTCAGGTGGTGTTCCACTCCCGTATTTCCGAGGAAAACGGCGGTTTTAATATTAATGATGTGGCGGACGAAGTGTGCAAAAAGCTTATTGTGCGCCATCCGCATGTTTTTGGCGACGTAATTGCCGAAACGTCGGAAAAGGTTCTCAAAAACTGGGACGAAATAAAAAAATCCCGCAAAAACCAGACTACACAGAAGCAGGTTATGGACAGCATATCCCTGTCGCTCCCCGCACTTATACGTGCCGACAAAATCGGTAAGAAAGCGGCAAAGGTGGGTTTTGATTTTGCGGATGCAAAAGGTGCACTTGAAAAGGTGACCGAGGAAACAGCCGAGGTTACACGTGCCATCGAGCATAATGACATTCAGAATATAAAGGAAGAAATAGGCGATTTGCTGTTCAGCGTGGTCAATCTTGCACGCAAGCTGGGAGTGGACAGCGAGGAGGCTTTATATGGCGCAAATGCCAAATTCGTAAACCGTTTTGGCAAGGTTGAAACGCTTGCTCAGGAGCGCGGAATCGAAATGAACGCTGAAAATATGAAAAAATTAGACAAAATCTGGGAAGAAATAAAAACCAATGATTAA
- a CDS encoding polysaccharide biosynthesis protein — protein sequence MSRKQSFVHGAVLLMASNIIVKLLGAIFKIPLRNLVGVDAMAYFNSAYSFYVLFYMISTAGLPVAISRMVAAANAKGNSVEVKRIFRVSMAMFVAIGAVGTAIMVVFSKAFAASTGIGEGLYLSIIAIAPTLFFICITSSYRGYFQGLQNMIPTSVSQVIEAVGKLGIGLIAGYIAMKAGYNNAQVAAFVILGVTVGVVANTLYLAVAKAIPVNNQLNEDPTTVPRSNARISAELIKIAIPITISSSIMSLTNVIDTMVVVNRLVDIGVSTDLARAYYGSYTSSAVTLFNMPPTLIYPFAISVIPALAASFANKDFARSKGTVESTFRIASLIALPCALGMSALSKPIIDLLFRDENIGTALDGTVITSNGVSGPMLSVLAVAIFFMSMISVTNSVLQAHGKEMTTIISTCAGIVAKFITAYVLIGIPEIGVYGIPVSTALCYLVIMCFNFYFMVRYTGILPGIRKIFLKPLLASVMCGAGAVGVHWLAEKTFLEGKLSTMISILAAVIIYVVVILALKGLDREDVAMLPGGKKISAVLIKYNLI from the coding sequence ATGTCCAGAAAACAGTCATTTGTACACGGTGCCGTACTTCTCATGGCATCGAATATTATTGTAAAGCTTCTTGGAGCCATATTCAAAATACCGCTCCGAAATCTTGTCGGTGTGGATGCTATGGCATATTTCAACTCGGCGTACAGCTTTTATGTGCTGTTTTACATGATTTCGACAGCAGGATTGCCGGTTGCCATCTCACGCATGGTTGCCGCCGCAAATGCCAAAGGCAACAGCGTTGAGGTGAAGAGAATATTCAGAGTGTCCATGGCAATGTTTGTTGCCATTGGTGCAGTTGGTACTGCTATAATGGTGGTGTTCTCAAAAGCCTTTGCCGCTTCCACCGGTATAGGCGAGGGCCTTTATTTAAGTATTATTGCAATTGCGCCCACGTTGTTCTTTATCTGTATAACCTCATCATACCGCGGATATTTCCAGGGACTTCAGAATATGATACCCACTTCTGTTTCTCAGGTGATAGAGGCTGTGGGCAAGCTGGGAATAGGGCTTATTGCGGGATATATTGCCATGAAGGCGGGATATAATAATGCACAGGTTGCGGCATTTGTAATTCTGGGTGTTACTGTGGGTGTTGTGGCAAATACGCTGTATCTTGCCGTTGCAAAAGCCATTCCCGTGAATAATCAGCTCAACGAGGACCCGACGACTGTGCCGCGTTCCAATGCAAGAATTTCCGCAGAGCTTATTAAAATAGCCATTCCCATTACAATAAGCTCGTCTATAATGTCCCTCACCAATGTGATTGATACCATGGTGGTTGTAAACCGTCTGGTGGATATAGGCGTTTCCACCGACCTTGCCCGTGCGTACTACGGCTCATATACATCCTCGGCGGTAACGCTGTTCAATATGCCGCCTACTCTCATATATCCCTTTGCCATAAGTGTTATACCTGCTCTTGCGGCAAGCTTTGCCAATAAGGATTTTGCACGCTCCAAGGGTACTGTCGAGTCCACATTCCGTATAGCTTCCCTTATTGCATTGCCTTGTGCTTTGGGCATGTCGGCACTTTCAAAACCCATAATCGATCTGTTATTCAGAGATGAAAACATCGGTACTGCTCTTGACGGTACTGTAATTACATCAAACGGTGTTTCCGGTCCCATGCTTTCTGTGCTTGCCGTTGCTATATTCTTTATGAGTATGATTTCGGTTACCAATTCCGTTTTGCAGGCACATGGCAAGGAAATGACTACAATAATTTCCACATGCGCCGGTATAGTCGCAAAATTCATAACAGCTTACGTGCTTATAGGTATTCCGGAAATAGGAGTTTACGGTATACCTGTTTCGACGGCACTCTGCTATCTTGTAATAATGTGCTTCAATTTTTATTTTATGGTGCGTTATACGGGAATTCTTCCGGGAATCAGAAAGATTTTTTTAAAGCCTCTTTTGGCATCTGTAATGTGCGGTGCCGGTGCGGTAGGCGTGCACTGGCTGGCTGAAAAAACTTTTCTTGAAGGAAAGCTGTCCACAATGATTTCCATACTTGCGGCAGTGATTATATATGTTGTTGTCATACTGGCATTAAAGGGTCTTGACCGCGAGGATGTGGCAATGCTTCCGGGCGGAAAGAAAATAAGCGCCGTACTTATAAAATATAATCTTATATAA
- the hemZ gene encoding coproporphyrinogen dehydrogenase HemZ has translation MNEIINKHLIQLSLSFSYNGERLFDMISDGRVGVQCEYMVEGWRVVLTHGTKSYINYQPLFIDRILPAEKRDVICATRAFYSAAAQMCGFYPEWGIIDGVKPVRLYLNLLERGVNASQIIRDNYLLTTEKASLVSDIGSFQYETAKKLPPNSYNLYISIPFCPTRCKYCSFISADAGMAKLIPDYLDALCEEIKATAEIMKDIALNTVYIGGGTPTVLDEKQLEKLLSTIKSSFDIGNIEYTLEAGRPDTVTREKMALALAYGVNRVSINTQTTNNDVLKAVGRRHTAEDYFAAFEIARNAGIPAINTDLIAGFENDTFEKSLSDVISLAPENLTIHTLCVKNSAALREEGFVRTADGLSSLVGESIKKCHTNGYFPYYLYKQKNAMAGLENIGYTKQGFECVYNICMMSEFNSTVALGAGGATKMVYPDRVSDRTEGFFDCKYPKQYIEDKEKTQRKQEFLRSFLGNIK, from the coding sequence ATGAACGAAATTATAAATAAACACCTTATTCAGCTTTCGCTTTCATTCAGTTATAACGGCGAACGCCTTTTTGACATGATAAGCGACGGCAGAGTAGGGGTACAATGTGAGTATATGGTAGAGGGCTGGCGTGTTGTGCTGACTCACGGTACAAAGAGCTATATAAATTATCAGCCTTTATTTATCGACCGTATTCTTCCTGCAGAAAAAAGAGACGTAATATGTGCCACCCGGGCTTTTTACAGTGCCGCGGCGCAAATGTGCGGTTTTTATCCCGAATGGGGTATAATCGACGGTGTAAAGCCTGTCAGACTGTATCTGAATCTTTTGGAAAGAGGAGTAAATGCGTCTCAGATAATACGTGACAATTACCTTCTTACTACCGAAAAAGCAAGTCTTGTGAGCGATATTGGAAGTTTTCAGTACGAAACGGCAAAAAAACTACCCCCAAATAGCTACAATCTTTATATTTCCATTCCGTTCTGCCCAACGAGATGCAAATATTGCTCATTTATTTCGGCTGATGCAGGCATGGCTAAGCTTATACCCGACTATCTTGATGCACTTTGTGAGGAAATAAAGGCTACTGCCGAAATTATGAAGGATATTGCACTTAACACTGTATATATAGGCGGCGGCACTCCCACCGTGCTGGACGAAAAACAGCTTGAAAAGTTGCTGAGTACAATAAAAAGCTCGTTTGATATCGGAAATATTGAATACACTCTTGAAGCGGGCAGACCCGATACCGTCACCCGTGAAAAAATGGCGTTGGCACTGGCATACGGTGTCAATCGTGTCAGTATAAATACTCAAACCACAAACAACGATGTGCTTAAGGCAGTAGGGCGCAGACACACTGCCGAGGATTACTTTGCGGCATTTGAGATCGCACGTAATGCGGGAATCCCCGCCATAAACACAGATCTTATTGCAGGCTTTGAAAATGATACTTTTGAAAAAAGCTTGTCGGATGTTATTTCTCTCGCACCTGAAAATCTTACAATACATACACTTTGTGTGAAAAACTCCGCCGCTTTGCGTGAGGAGGGTTTTGTGCGGACGGCGGACGGACTTTCGTCACTTGTCGGAGAAAGCATAAAAAAGTGTCATACAAACGGATATTTCCCATATTATTTATATAAGCAGAAAAATGCTATGGCGGGTCTTGAAAATATCGGTTATACCAAACAAGGTTTCGAGTGTGTTTACAATATCTGCATGATGAGCGAATTTAATTCTACCGTTGCGCTGGGAGCGGGGGGAGCTACCAAAATGGTGTACCCTGATCGTGTTTCAGACCGCACTGAAGGCTTTTTTGATTGCAAATACCCAAAGCAGTACATAGAGGATAAGGAAAAAACACAGCGCAAGCAGGAATTCCTCAGAAGCTTTCTCGGTAACATAAAATGA
- a CDS encoding D-tyrosyl-tRNA(Tyr) deacylase: MKIVIQRVKKCSLKADGVPFSETGRGLLVLVGVREGDCENDAVKLVNKLAGLRIFEDLNGKMNLNITDFAVNGDIMAVSNFTLYGDCRKGRRPDFVKAAKPDEAKHLYEYFVGLLREQVNNVQTGVFGADMEIDMIADGPVTFIIESSELA; this comes from the coding sequence ATGAAAATTGTAATTCAGAGAGTTAAAAAATGTTCGCTCAAAGCTGACGGAGTGCCTTTTTCCGAAACAGGCAGGGGACTTCTGGTGCTGGTGGGCGTGCGCGAGGGCGATTGCGAAAATGATGCCGTAAAGCTGGTGAATAAGCTTGCAGGACTGCGCATTTTTGAGGATTTAAACGGCAAAATGAATCTGAATATAACCGATTTTGCCGTAAACGGCGATATTATGGCAGTGTCAAACTTCACCCTCTACGGTGATTGCCGTAAGGGCAGACGTCCGGATTTTGTGAAAGCCGCAAAGCCCGACGAAGCAAAGCATTTGTATGAATATTTTGTCGGGTTGCTCCGCGAACAGGTGAATAACGTACAGACGGGTGTTTTCGGAGCGGATATGGAAATAGATATGATCGCCGACGGTCCGGTAACATTTATTATAGAAAGTTCAGAGCTTGCATAA
- a CDS encoding bifunctional (p)ppGpp synthetase/guanosine-3',5'-bis(diphosphate) 3'-pyrophosphohydrolase — MSKLAATGYSYDFEKIMQAYEYAKILHDGQFRKSGEPYIVHPVAVAEIVASLQLDTDSICAALLHDTVEDCGDKVDIEQIKKKFGPEVAELVDGLTKLVAIPFDDKEEEHIENLRKMFLAMSKDLRVIFIKLCDRLHNMRTLSSHKEDKQRSIALETMHVYAPLAHRLGIQKIKQELEMLAIRYLDPIGYEEVRQDIDKKYGANRGFLERAQSMLSEKMHEQHIKFGMEGRVKTIYSIYKKMYNQNKSFDEIYDFYAIRILVDTELECYTVLGIIHEMFNSMPGRFKDYISTPKPNMYRSLHTTVIGRDGIPFEVQIRTWEMHRTAEYGIAAHWKYKDGVTDKKNMAEKLAWIRTLIETEKDSEDPDEYLRPLKVDLFGDETFVFTPKGDVINLPNGANTIDFAYAIHSEVGNKMVGAKINGMIVPIDTVLQTGQIVSVITSSASKGPNRDWLKIVKTSEAKNKIRQWFKREKRTENIAEAKNEIDKELKKYNIPFTEAQKNEVIKNVSKRQGFYEVDDFYNAIGYGGLALSKISRKLKDEFDRVVVPPAPASEPFAIFEQKPQPSKHSVHGPNVIVDGVDNCQVKFAKCCNPLPGDSIIGFITKGYGISVHKKDCPNAVNGMKNPENADRWLAAHWEGGVSDNTEANYEVMINIFAHNAIGLLALISSALAEMRVGITSINCRVKDETDDVNISIAVHTKNTDHFNSIVSRLRKIDGVIDVVRGYM; from the coding sequence ATGTCAAAGCTGGCGGCAACAGGCTACAGCTATGATTTTGAAAAAATAATGCAGGCGTACGAATATGCCAAAATACTGCATGACGGACAGTTCAGAAAATCCGGAGAACCGTATATAGTTCATCCCGTTGCAGTGGCGGAGATAGTGGCAAGCCTTCAGCTTGACACCGATTCTATTTGTGCCGCATTGCTTCACGATACCGTGGAGGACTGCGGTGATAAAGTTGATATTGAACAGATAAAAAAGAAGTTTGGCCCCGAGGTTGCCGAGCTTGTAGACGGTCTTACAAAGCTTGTAGCCATACCCTTTGACGATAAAGAAGAGGAACACATAGAAAACCTGAGAAAAATGTTCCTGGCTATGTCCAAGGACCTGCGCGTCATTTTCATAAAGCTGTGTGACAGACTTCACAATATGCGCACTCTCAGCTCGCACAAGGAGGATAAACAGCGCTCCATTGCACTGGAAACCATGCATGTTTATGCGCCTCTCGCGCACCGGCTCGGTATCCAGAAAATAAAGCAGGAATTGGAAATGCTTGCTATACGCTATCTTGACCCCATAGGCTATGAAGAGGTCAGACAGGATATAGACAAAAAGTACGGTGCCAACAGAGGCTTTCTGGAGCGTGCGCAGAGCATGCTGTCCGAAAAAATGCACGAACAGCACATAAAGTTCGGCATGGAGGGCAGAGTAAAGACCATTTACAGCATCTACAAAAAGATGTACAATCAAAACAAGTCTTTTGACGAAATATACGATTTCTATGCTATAAGAATACTTGTTGACACAGAGCTTGAGTGTTATACGGTTTTGGGTATTATTCATGAAATGTTCAATTCCATGCCGGGCAGATTCAAAGACTACATCTCCACGCCCAAGCCCAATATGTACCGCTCTTTGCATACCACCGTTATCGGACGTGACGGTATTCCCTTTGAGGTACAGATACGTACCTGGGAAATGCACAGAACTGCGGAATACGGTATTGCGGCACACTGGAAGTATAAGGACGGCGTTACGGATAAAAAGAACATGGCGGAAAAGCTTGCCTGGATACGTACGCTTATCGAAACCGAAAAAGACTCTGAGGACCCCGATGAATATCTGCGTCCTCTCAAGGTTGACCTTTTCGGTGACGAAACCTTTGTTTTTACTCCAAAGGGCGACGTTATAAATCTTCCCAACGGTGCCAATACCATTGACTTTGCTTATGCCATTCATTCCGAGGTCGGCAATAAAATGGTGGGCGCAAAAATAAACGGTATGATAGTGCCCATAGATACTGTTTTGCAGACGGGTCAGATTGTGTCGGTAATAACATCCTCCGCATCCAAGGGACCTAACCGCGACTGGCTTAAAATAGTTAAGACCAGCGAGGCGAAAAATAAAATACGCCAGTGGTTCAAGCGTGAGAAGCGTACTGAGAATATTGCGGAAGCAAAGAATGAAATAGATAAGGAACTTAAAAAGTATAATATTCCTTTTACCGAGGCACAGAAAAATGAGGTAATAAAAAATGTTTCCAAACGCCAGGGCTTTTACGAGGTGGATGACTTTTACAATGCCATCGGCTACGGCGGTCTTGCGCTCAGTAAAATAAGCCGTAAGCTTAAGGACGAATTCGACCGTGTTGTAGTTCCGCCTGCGCCGGCATCCGAGCCTTTTGCTATTTTTGAGCAAAAGCCTCAGCCCTCAAAGCACTCGGTACATGGTCCGAATGTCATTGTGGACGGTGTGGATAACTGTCAGGTCAAGTTTGCCAAGTGCTGTAATCCGCTTCCGGGCGACAGCATAATAGGATTTATTACAAAGGGCTATGGCATATCCGTCCATAAGAAAGACTGCCCCAACGCTGTTAACGGCATGAAAAACCCCGAAAATGCAGACCGATGGCTGGCTGCACACTGGGAGGGCGGGGTAAGTGATAACACCGAGGCTAACTACGAGGTTATGATAAATATTTTCGCGCATAATGCTATCGGGCTTCTTGCACTTATTTCCTCGGCACTTGCAGAAATGAGAGTTGGTATTACCTCCATCAACTGCCGTGTCAAGGACGAAACTGACGATGTAAACATATCCATTGCGGTGCACACCAAGAACACCGACCATTTCAATTCTATTGTGTCGAGACTGAGAAAGATTGACGGCGTAATTGATGTTGTAAGAGGATATATGTAA
- the recJ gene encoding single-stranded-DNA-specific exonuclease RecJ: MKKWIIREYDEGLVEELEATLGLQHTTAVILANRGIKTCDEAVKFLNKRYNNFFNAFIMKDMKTAVDRIIKAVHSREKVMIYGDYDVDGVTSTTVLYKYLCSIGANAEYYIPSRTGEGYGLNDTVIKSFSQRGGKLIITVDTGITALDEVRFALDCGVDTIVTDHHECREVLPDACAVINPKRPDCKYPFKELAGVGVVFKLLCALDEVFFARSALETVNKICDEYGDLVAIGTIADVMPIMSENRVIVGAGLERIEHTANLGLKALIEESGVNNYKGKSRKITSAAIGFIIAPRINAAGRIGNAVRAVELFLADDIMLAKEIAQELCATNKQRQLVENDIIEGAVAKIEQEHDFEHDRVIILDDDTWHHGVIGIVASRLTERYNLPSILISFKNEGIEGGVEIGKGSGRSIKGLDLNKALTHCSDLLMKYGGHELAAGLSIERANLAAFKKKINDYARSILTPEMLTKTITIDCEIRKDDVNFKTMDEINALEPYGCANPVPLLYFSGASIVSITPLAENKHTKLLLQNGDMTINALFFGMPSTSLKYLAGDRVDIACNLDINNFQNQKQLQFIIRDIRLSSSLTEYFEFKKQAYLKCENDSACPINQLSIPGREDFKDVYSALCRLVRTEGETVDLTYVCRMLSQKSPKRFDLHKLFIAVDVLDELGIITCSAPEGGALEIRNIRINPYTAKTPLDNSSKLRAMRARASDTVIE, encoded by the coding sequence ATGAAAAAGTGGATTATAAGAGAATACGATGAGGGTCTGGTGGAAGAGCTTGAGGCTACACTGGGACTTCAGCATACCACTGCCGTAATATTGGCGAACCGCGGTATAAAAACCTGCGATGAGGCTGTAAAGTTCCTTAATAAGCGTTACAACAATTTTTTCAACGCCTTTATCATGAAAGACATGAAAACAGCCGTAGACCGTATTATAAAGGCTGTCCACAGCCGTGAAAAGGTCATGATATACGGTGATTATGACGTAGACGGCGTAACCTCCACCACAGTGCTGTATAAATATCTGTGCTCTATCGGTGCAAATGCGGAGTATTACATTCCCAGCCGTACCGGCGAGGGCTATGGACTTAACGATACGGTAATAAAAAGCTTTTCACAGCGTGGCGGAAAATTGATAATAACGGTGGATACAGGTATAACCGCTTTGGATGAGGTCAGGTTTGCACTGGATTGCGGTGTGGATACCATTGTAACCGATCATCACGAATGCCGTGAGGTTCTTCCCGATGCCTGCGCTGTTATAAACCCCAAGCGTCCCGACTGCAAATATCCCTTCAAGGAGCTGGCGGGTGTGGGAGTGGTATTTAAGCTTTTGTGCGCACTGGATGAGGTTTTCTTTGCACGCAGTGCGTTGGAAACAGTTAATAAAATATGCGATGAATACGGCGACCTTGTTGCCATTGGTACTATTGCCGACGTTATGCCCATTATGAGCGAAAACCGTGTGATTGTCGGAGCGGGACTTGAACGTATCGAGCATACCGCCAACCTCGGTCTTAAGGCTTTGATTGAAGAATCGGGCGTAAACAACTATAAGGGCAAAAGCCGTAAAATAACCTCGGCTGCCATTGGATTTATTATAGCTCCCAGAATAAATGCCGCAGGGCGTATCGGCAATGCAGTGCGTGCTGTTGAACTGTTCCTGGCAGATGATATTATGTTAGCCAAGGAAATCGCTCAGGAGCTGTGTGCTACAAACAAACAGCGCCAGCTTGTGGAAAATGATATTATTGAAGGCGCGGTCGCGAAAATTGAACAGGAGCACGATTTTGAGCATGACCGTGTTATCATACTGGATGACGATACCTGGCATCACGGTGTTATCGGAATAGTTGCTTCCCGCCTTACCGAGAGGTACAACCTGCCGTCCATTCTTATTTCCTTCAAAAACGAGGGCATAGAGGGCGGTGTTGAGATAGGTAAAGGCTCGGGAAGAAGCATAAAAGGTCTTGATCTTAACAAGGCACTTACCCACTGCTCCGATTTGCTTATGAAGTACGGCGGACATGAGCTTGCGGCGGGGCTTTCCATAGAAAGGGCAAATCTTGCCGCATTCAAGAAAAAGATAAACGATTATGCACGAAGTATTCTGACTCCCGAAATGTTGACAAAGACCATAACCATTGACTGCGAGATACGCAAGGACGATGTGAACTTCAAAACCATGGATGAAATAAACGCACTCGAGCCGTACGGCTGTGCGAACCCTGTTCCGCTGTTGTATTTTTCGGGAGCATCCATTGTAAGTATTACTCCGCTTGCCGAGAATAAGCATACAAAACTGCTTCTTCAGAACGGAGATATGACTATTAATGCTTTGTTTTTCGGAATGCCCAGTACTTCGCTCAAATATCTTGCGGGCGACAGAGTAGATATAGCTTGCAATCTTGATATAAATAATTTCCAAAACCAGAAGCAGTTGCAGTTTATAATACGGGATATACGTCTTTCCTCGTCGCTGACGGAGTATTTCGAGTTTAAAAAGCAAGCGTATCTCAAGTGTGAAAACGATTCGGCATGTCCCATAAATCAGCTCAGTATCCCCGGCCGTGAGGACTTCAAGGATGTATATTCCGCACTGTGCCGTCTTGTGCGGACGGAGGGTGAAACGGTTGATCTGACCTACGTATGCCGTATGCTTTCGCAGAAAAGCCCAAAACGCTTTGATTTGCATAAATTATTTATTGCGGTGGATGTTCTGGATGAGTTGGGAATAATAACCTGCTCAGCGCCGGAAGGCGGAGCATTGGAAATACGCAACATAAGAATAAATCCGTATACCGCCAAAACACCGCTGGATAATTCATCAAAACTGCGCGCCATGCGTGCACGGGCGTCAGATACGGTAATAGAATGA
- a CDS encoding helix-turn-helix transcriptional regulator, which yields MYVNYKEVGKRIAARRKELGLKQWQVNEMAELSDKYLLNIETARSIPSIDVLMRICEVLKTTPDRILIGAVNELEKTEITPAISQKIASLDKRKQVFCTDLLTG from the coding sequence ATGTACGTAAACTATAAAGAGGTCGGAAAAAGAATAGCGGCGCGCCGAAAGGAACTGGGTCTTAAGCAGTGGCAGGTAAATGAAATGGCGGAGCTGTCGGACAAGTACTTGTTAAATATAGAAACGGCACGCTCTATACCCAGTATTGATGTGCTTATGCGGATATGCGAGGTGCTTAAAACCACACCCGACAGAATTCTTATAGGAGCTGTGAATGAGCTTGAAAAAACCGAAATTACACCTGCTATAAGCCAAAAGATTGCTTCGCTTGATAAAAGAAAGCAGGTTTTCTGTACGGATTTATTGACTGGCTGA
- a CDS encoding TIGR00282 family metallophosphoesterase, whose protein sequence is MSIINILCVGDVVGENGKEFIKNNLWKIRSSHKADMVIVNGENCGKYNSTDPDGADVLLTCGADVVTGGNHTWKRNEMQNYLECHDDVLRPANYPAGCPGQGYTVKNINGYKILVISLMGRVFMEPLACPFETAQRILEHEKGRYDFSICDFHAEATSEKVAFGNFFDGKINIIFGTHTHVRTADLRILPGGTGYITDIGMTGPHDSVLGIKKEIIIRKFLTGMPQRFEVADTPCTLNAALFSIDTDKKCITDLKIISN, encoded by the coding sequence ATGAGTATAATAAATATACTTTGTGTGGGCGATGTGGTGGGAGAAAACGGCAAAGAATTTATAAAAAATAATTTGTGGAAAATACGCTCCTCCCATAAAGCAGATATGGTTATTGTCAATGGTGAGAACTGTGGAAAGTATAACAGCACCGACCCCGACGGAGCAGATGTTCTTCTGACCTGCGGAGCCGATGTGGTGACAGGCGGCAACCATACCTGGAAGAGAAACGAAATGCAGAATTACCTGGAATGCCATGACGATGTGCTTCGCCCTGCCAATTATCCTGCCGGCTGCCCCGGCCAGGGATACACCGTTAAAAACATAAATGGCTATAAAATACTGGTTATTTCCCTTATGGGACGTGTGTTTATGGAACCTCTTGCGTGTCCCTTTGAAACGGCACAGCGGATTTTGGAGCACGAAAAGGGGAGATATGACTTTTCGATATGTGATTTTCACGCCGAGGCGACCAGTGAAAAGGTGGCGTTCGGCAACTTTTTCGATGGTAAAATCAATATCATTTTCGGCACTCACACTCATGTCCGGACGGCTGATTTACGCATTCTGCCGGGCGGAACGGGCTACATTACCGATATTGGAATGACAGGTCCTCATGACTCGGTGCTGGGCATAAAAAAAGAAATAATTATACGTAAGTTCCTTACCGGTATGCCTCAGCGATTTGAGGTAGCAGACACACCTTGCACTTTGAACGCGGCGCTTTTTTCTATTGATACCGATAAAAAATGCATAACAGATTTAAAAATTATATCAAATTAA